A window of Parasynechococcus marenigrum WH 8102 contains these coding sequences:
- the uvrA gene encoding excinuclease ABC subunit UvrA, with protein sequence MVRAAAKSTDRTAPVNLSGGSLEDVIRVRGARQHNLKNVDVTIPRNKLVVFTGVSGSGKSSLAFDTIFAEGQRRYVESLSAYARQFLGQVDKPDVDAIEGLSPAISIDQKSTSHNPRSTVGTVTEIQDYLRLLFGRAGEPHCPQCDRSIRPQSIDEMVDQILVLPEGTRYQLLAPVVRGKKGTHTKMISGLAAEGFARVRIDGEVRELADNIELDKNHSHNIEVVVDRLVARDGIQERLTDSLRTVLKRGDGLALVEVVPKKGEELPDGVERERLYSEKFACPVHGAVMDELSPRLFSFNSPYGACEACHGIGHLRKFTVDRVIPDPTQPVYSAVAPWAEKDNSYYFSLLYSVGEAFGFEIKTPWNQLTDEQRDVLLHGSREPILIQADSRYRKGKAGYNRPFEGILPILERQLRDASGEAQRQKLEKFLELVPCEACAGQRLRPEALAVKVGPFCIPELTAVSVGQTLDRIEQLMGVGSHEGANPLLNDRQIQIGDLVLREIRLRLKFLLDVGLDYLSLDRPAMTLSGGEAQRIRLATQIGAGLTGVLYVLDEPSIGLHQRDNDRLLNTLVRLRDLGNTLVVVEHDEDTIRAADHVVDIGPGAGVHGGHIVAEGSFEDLINSEASLTGAYLSGRRSIPTPAERRQSGTRSLKLLDCNRNNLKNVSVEFPLGRLVSVTGVSGSGKSTLVNELLHPALENGLGMKVPFPQGLAELRGLKSIDKVIVIDQSPIGRTPRSNPATYTGAFDPIRQVFAATVEAKARGYQVGQFSFNVKGGRCEACRGQGVNVIEMNFLPDVYVQCDVCKGARFNRETLQVKYKGYTIADVLQMTVEQAAEVFDAIPQAADRLRTLVDVGLGYVKLGQPAPTLSGGEAQRVKLATELSRRATGKTLYLIDEPTTGLSFYDVHKLMDVMQRLVDKGNSIICIEHNLDVIRCSDWIIDLGPEGGDKGGELLVTGTPEEVAQHPTSHTGRYLARVLEQHPPEIPLIAA encoded by the coding sequence ATGGTGCGAGCTGCTGCCAAGAGCACGGATCGAACGGCTCCTGTGAATCTGTCCGGCGGCAGCCTGGAGGATGTGATCCGGGTGCGTGGCGCTCGCCAGCACAACCTCAAGAACGTCGACGTCACCATTCCCCGCAACAAGCTGGTGGTGTTCACCGGCGTTAGTGGCAGCGGCAAAAGCTCGCTCGCTTTTGACACGATTTTTGCGGAAGGTCAGCGCCGCTACGTCGAGAGTTTGTCCGCTTACGCCCGACAGTTCCTGGGCCAGGTGGACAAGCCAGATGTGGACGCCATTGAGGGGCTGTCTCCTGCGATTTCGATCGATCAGAAATCCACCAGCCACAACCCCCGCTCCACCGTCGGAACGGTCACGGAAATCCAGGACTACCTGCGCCTGTTGTTTGGCCGCGCTGGTGAGCCCCATTGCCCGCAGTGTGATCGCTCGATCCGTCCTCAGAGCATCGACGAGATGGTCGATCAGATCCTGGTGCTGCCGGAGGGCACCCGCTATCAGCTGCTGGCTCCCGTGGTTCGGGGCAAGAAGGGCACCCACACCAAGATGATCAGCGGCCTCGCTGCTGAGGGCTTCGCCCGGGTGCGCATCGATGGCGAGGTCCGCGAGCTGGCGGACAACATCGAATTGGACAAGAACCACAGCCACAACATCGAAGTGGTGGTGGATCGGCTGGTGGCCCGCGACGGCATTCAGGAACGTCTCACCGATTCATTGCGCACCGTTCTCAAACGGGGGGATGGACTCGCCCTGGTTGAAGTTGTGCCGAAGAAGGGAGAGGAGCTCCCCGATGGTGTGGAGCGAGAGCGCCTTTATTCCGAAAAATTCGCTTGCCCGGTCCATGGCGCGGTCATGGACGAGTTGTCCCCGAGGTTGTTCTCGTTCAATAGCCCCTATGGGGCCTGTGAGGCCTGCCACGGCATCGGTCATCTGCGGAAATTCACTGTGGATCGGGTCATTCCAGATCCCACTCAGCCGGTGTATTCGGCGGTTGCTCCCTGGGCGGAAAAGGACAACAGCTATTACTTCTCCTTGCTCTATTCCGTGGGAGAGGCCTTTGGCTTCGAGATCAAGACTCCATGGAACCAGCTCACCGATGAGCAACGTGATGTGTTGCTGCACGGCAGTCGCGAACCGATCCTGATTCAGGCCGATAGCCGTTACCGCAAGGGCAAGGCGGGCTACAACCGGCCTTTTGAGGGAATCCTGCCGATCCTTGAGCGTCAGCTGCGTGACGCCAGCGGAGAGGCCCAGCGTCAGAAGCTGGAGAAATTTCTTGAGTTGGTCCCGTGCGAGGCCTGCGCCGGTCAGCGGCTGCGGCCGGAAGCCCTCGCCGTGAAGGTGGGCCCTTTCTGCATTCCTGAGCTGACGGCCGTCAGCGTTGGTCAGACCCTTGACCGCATCGAGCAGTTGATGGGGGTTGGCAGCCATGAGGGTGCCAACCCATTGCTGAATGATCGCCAGATTCAGATCGGTGATCTGGTGCTGCGGGAGATCCGGCTGAGGTTGAAGTTTCTGTTGGATGTGGGGCTCGACTACCTGAGCCTGGATCGGCCGGCGATGACGCTGTCCGGTGGAGAAGCGCAGCGGATCCGTCTGGCCACTCAGATCGGTGCCGGTCTCACCGGTGTTCTGTATGTGCTCGATGAGCCGAGCATCGGTCTGCACCAGCGGGACAACGATCGTTTGCTGAACACCCTCGTGCGCCTGAGAGACCTGGGCAACACGCTGGTGGTGGTTGAGCACGACGAAGACACCATCCGTGCTGCCGATCACGTGGTGGATATCGGCCCCGGCGCGGGCGTGCATGGGGGCCACATCGTGGCGGAAGGCAGTTTCGAAGATCTGATCAACAGCGAAGCGTCGCTGACCGGTGCCTACCTCAGCGGTCGCCGCTCGATTCCGACACCTGCGGAACGACGCCAGAGCGGTACCCGTTCGCTCAAGTTGCTCGATTGCAACCGCAACAACCTCAAGAACGTCAGTGTGGAGTTTCCCCTCGGTCGGCTGGTGTCCGTCACCGGGGTGAGCGGCAGCGGCAAGAGCACCTTGGTGAATGAATTGCTCCACCCTGCACTCGAGAACGGCCTGGGGATGAAGGTTCCCTTTCCGCAGGGACTCGCTGAATTGCGGGGGTTGAAGTCAATCGACAAGGTGATCGTGATTGACCAGTCACCGATCGGTCGCACGCCACGCTCCAATCCCGCCACTTACACCGGTGCTTTCGACCCGATCCGTCAGGTGTTTGCTGCCACGGTGGAGGCCAAGGCCCGCGGCTATCAGGTGGGGCAATTCAGCTTCAACGTGAAGGGCGGTCGCTGTGAGGCTTGCCGCGGTCAGGGCGTGAACGTGATCGAGATGAATTTCCTGCCTGATGTCTACGTCCAGTGCGACGTCTGTAAGGGAGCACGCTTCAACCGGGAGACGTTGCAGGTGAAATACAAGGGGTACACCATTGCCGATGTGCTGCAAATGACGGTGGAGCAGGCCGCCGAAGTGTTCGACGCAATTCCTCAGGCTGCGGATCGATTGCGCACGTTGGTGGATGTCGGCCTCGGTTACGTGAAGCTTGGCCAGCCAGCTCCGACCCTCTCCGGTGGAGAAGCGCAGCGGGTGAAATTGGCGACTGAGTTGTCACGCAGGGCGACGGGGAAAACCCTTTATCTGATTGATGAACCCACCACGGGTCTGAGTTTTTACGACGTCCATAAATTGATGGATGTAATGCAGCGCCTTGTTGATAAGGGCAACTCGATTATCTGTATTGAGCACAATTTGGATGTGATTCGCTGTTCCGATTGGATCATTGATCTCGGACCCGAGGGTGGCGACAAGGGTGGAGAGCTTCTGGTGACCGGGACCCCGGAAGAGGTTGCCCAGCATCCAACCAGTCACACAGGCAGATACCTTGCCCGTGTTTTGGAGCAGCATCCGCCAGAGATCCCACTGATCGCTGCCTGA
- the recN gene encoding DNA repair protein RecN, with protein sequence MLTGLQLQNIALIDRLELEFGSGFTVLTGETGAGKSLLLDALDAVLGGAQGSAGQRLLREGSERSRIEASFQLTPILRAWLSDGDFESEDELLVSREWKRLDGERWSSRSRLNGTPVNRQQLLSLRPLLIDLTVQGQTQLLSKPGQQRQWLDRLGGSSLAALRADVAAAWQGWCESATALEAVEREQQRCEEERAEQEALLEQLEAAGLEDPGEQEQLEQDQDRLVHGVRLQEGLAQLFRRFRDGADQAPSLQDHLAASVQELQVMAQLDGSLTGVKDQALDLEANVEELLRSLDHYSLALESDPEHLDRIQERLAELKRLQRRHGLDLAGLIDRRDGLRQRLGDRGFEADLQRLRMVEQSQRQQRDQANAALRQARSQAAIDLQASLLKLLPPMGLANVRFEVDLRYAEPADHGADAVSFLFSANPGQPLAPLVEVASGGEMSRFLLALKTTLAAVDGSSTLLFDEIDAGVSGRVSGAMADLLRSLGEQRQVFCVTHQPLVAAAADHHLRINKEVKEGVTYSRVSRLRDTRERQQELAELAGGDQADLYAASLLAQRSA encoded by the coding sequence GTGCTCACCGGTCTGCAGCTGCAGAACATCGCCCTGATCGATCGGCTCGAACTGGAGTTTGGATCGGGTTTCACGGTGCTCACCGGTGAAACTGGTGCTGGAAAATCGCTCCTCCTCGACGCCCTTGATGCGGTGCTGGGTGGTGCTCAGGGATCTGCTGGCCAGCGCTTGCTGCGCGAGGGATCCGAGCGCTCGCGGATCGAAGCCAGTTTTCAGCTCACGCCGATTCTGCGGGCTTGGTTGTCCGACGGGGATTTCGAGTCGGAGGACGAGCTTCTGGTCAGCCGGGAATGGAAACGTCTGGACGGCGAACGTTGGTCCAGCCGTTCGCGGCTCAATGGCACGCCGGTCAACCGTCAGCAGCTGTTGTCCCTGCGGCCGCTGTTGATCGATCTCACGGTGCAGGGTCAGACCCAGCTGTTGTCCAAGCCCGGGCAACAGCGTCAATGGCTGGATCGTTTAGGGGGTTCATCTCTGGCGGCATTAAGAGCTGATGTGGCCGCGGCCTGGCAGGGGTGGTGTGAATCAGCAACGGCCCTTGAGGCGGTTGAACGGGAACAGCAGCGTTGCGAGGAGGAAAGGGCTGAGCAGGAGGCCTTGCTCGAGCAGCTAGAGGCGGCCGGTCTGGAGGATCCTGGTGAACAGGAGCAGCTGGAACAGGACCAGGATCGATTGGTCCATGGTGTGCGTTTGCAGGAGGGACTGGCCCAGTTGTTTCGTCGTTTCAGGGACGGTGCGGACCAGGCCCCGTCACTGCAGGACCATCTCGCAGCTTCGGTTCAGGAGCTGCAGGTGATGGCTCAACTGGACGGTTCCCTGACGGGGGTGAAGGATCAGGCTCTGGATCTGGAGGCGAATGTTGAGGAGCTTCTGCGGTCCCTCGATCACTACAGCCTGGCTTTGGAGAGTGACCCGGAGCATCTCGATCGGATTCAGGAGCGACTGGCGGAACTGAAGCGGCTGCAGCGTCGTCATGGCCTTGATCTGGCGGGGTTGATCGACCGTCGCGATGGTTTACGGCAGCGGTTGGGGGATAGGGGATTCGAAGCGGATCTTCAGCGGCTGCGGATGGTCGAACAGTCGCAACGCCAGCAACGGGATCAAGCCAATGCCGCCCTGCGACAGGCCCGTTCTCAGGCTGCCATCGATCTCCAGGCTTCCTTGCTCAAGCTGTTGCCACCAATGGGCCTCGCCAATGTGCGTTTTGAGGTGGATCTGCGTTATGCCGAACCGGCAGACCATGGAGCGGATGCTGTCTCTTTTCTGTTTTCCGCGAATCCCGGTCAGCCACTGGCACCGTTGGTGGAAGTGGCGTCTGGCGGTGAGATGTCGCGTTTTCTGTTGGCGTTGAAGACGACCCTTGCCGCAGTGGACGGTTCCAGCACGCTGCTGTTCGACGAGATCGATGCTGGCGTCAGTGGCCGCGTCAGTGGAGCGATGGCCGATTTGTTGCGCAGCCTCGGTGAGCAACGTCAGGTGTTTTGTGTGACCCACCAACCCCTGGTGGCAGCGGCTGCGGATCACCATTTAAGGATCAACAAGGAGGTGAAGGAAGGCGTCACCTATTCGCGAGTGTCCCGACTGCGGGACACTCGCGAGCGCCAGCAGGAACTGGCTGAACTCGCGGGTGGAGATCAGGCTGATCTTTATGCAGCCAGCCTCCTGGCCCAGCGTTCAGCCTGA
- a CDS encoding ABC1 kinase family protein, translating into MTAELGDFIEAAGLLEYDPAAITRIYAGHPQRLIRRLWQTLVPIGLLLLGVAFDWLFQLLKDEERARSRARECAELLVDLGPAFIKAGQALSTRPDIVPPLLLEELSQLQDQLPGFDSDLAMACIEEDLGAPVDELYEQLDREPISAASLGQVHRGVLNNGQKVAVKVQRPGLREQITLDLYIVRNIAAWLNSNIGLIRSDLVALIDELGRRVFEEMDYLNEAANAEKFAELHRHNPRIAVPAIFHEATSRRVLTMEWIDGVKLTNLDAVRELGIDPDDMVDVGVNCSLQQLLEHGFFHADPHPGNLLALEDGRLCYLDFGMMSEVSRESRTGLIQAVVHLVNRNFGKLSKDFVTLGFLAEDVNLEPIVPAFESVFSQALEAGVNRMDFKAVTDDMSGVMYKFPFRVPPYYALIIRSLVTLEGIALSVDPQFKILGAAYPYFARRLMEDPDPQLRQSLKEMLFDGDAFRWTRLENLVSSAASQAQLDLEALLDQLLDFLFSPKAGLLRDQLVEATVDRLDAIGWSTVQRLGRRLPKRIQPNAFQSRGLPPADPLLQLEPIRELINVLQSLPDFTPDLLLKRMPRLLNEPDTRRMGVQVAQGLAERGVVRLVRVAAGVST; encoded by the coding sequence ATGACAGCGGAGCTTGGGGATTTCATCGAAGCTGCTGGTCTGCTCGAGTACGACCCCGCTGCCATCACCAGGATCTATGCCGGTCATCCCCAGCGGCTGATCCGCCGCCTGTGGCAGACCCTTGTCCCAATCGGATTGCTGCTGCTCGGCGTGGCCTTCGACTGGCTGTTCCAGCTGCTGAAGGATGAAGAACGGGCCCGGAGCCGCGCCCGCGAATGCGCTGAACTGCTGGTGGATTTGGGACCCGCCTTCATCAAAGCTGGCCAGGCCCTGTCCACCCGACCCGACATCGTGCCTCCTTTGTTGTTGGAGGAACTCTCACAACTGCAGGATCAATTGCCGGGTTTCGACAGCGATCTGGCCATGGCTTGTATCGAAGAGGACCTCGGTGCTCCGGTTGATGAGCTCTATGAGCAGCTCGACCGGGAGCCGATCTCTGCAGCCTCACTGGGGCAGGTGCACCGCGGGGTTCTCAACAATGGTCAGAAGGTTGCGGTGAAAGTCCAGCGACCCGGTCTGCGCGAACAGATCACGCTGGATCTTTACATCGTCCGCAACATCGCCGCCTGGTTGAACAGCAATATCGGCCTGATCCGCAGTGACCTGGTTGCCCTGATCGATGAATTAGGCCGTCGGGTGTTCGAAGAGATGGACTACCTCAATGAGGCGGCTAACGCTGAAAAATTCGCTGAGCTGCATCGCCACAATCCTCGCATCGCTGTACCGGCAATCTTCCACGAGGCCACCAGCCGTCGGGTACTGACGATGGAGTGGATAGATGGGGTGAAGCTCACCAATCTCGATGCGGTCCGTGAGCTTGGCATTGACCCCGACGACATGGTGGATGTCGGTGTGAACTGCAGCTTGCAGCAATTGCTGGAGCACGGCTTCTTCCATGCCGACCCTCATCCGGGCAACCTGCTGGCCCTTGAAGATGGCCGGCTCTGCTACCTGGATTTCGGGATGATGAGTGAAGTCAGCCGTGAGTCCCGCACCGGATTGATTCAGGCGGTGGTGCACCTGGTGAACCGCAACTTCGGAAAGCTCTCTAAAGACTTCGTCACCCTTGGTTTCCTCGCGGAAGACGTCAATCTCGAGCCGATCGTTCCGGCATTCGAATCCGTATTCAGTCAGGCCCTGGAAGCTGGGGTCAATCGCATGGACTTCAAGGCCGTGACTGACGACATGTCCGGTGTGATGTACAAATTCCCCTTCCGCGTCCCGCCCTATTACGCACTGATCATCCGCTCCCTGGTCACGCTTGAAGGCATCGCCTTGAGCGTCGACCCACAGTTCAAGATCCTTGGCGCCGCGTATCCCTATTTCGCCCGGAGATTGATGGAGGATCCCGATCCGCAATTGCGGCAGAGCCTCAAGGAAATGTTGTTCGACGGTGACGCATTCCGCTGGACACGTCTGGAAAATCTGGTGTCCAGTGCAGCCAGCCAGGCACAGCTGGACCTCGAAGCCCTGCTTGATCAGCTTCTCGATTTCCTGTTCTCTCCCAAAGCCGGTTTGCTCAGGGATCAACTTGTCGAGGCCACTGTGGATCGCCTCGACGCCATCGGCTGGTCGACCGTGCAACGGCTCGGACGCCGCTTGCCTAAGCGAATCCAACCCAACGCCTTCCAGTCTCGAGGACTGCCCCCTGCCGATCCACTGCTGCAGTTGGAACCAATTCGTGAACTGATCAACGTTCTCCAATCTCTACCGGACTTCACGCCCGACCTACTGCTGAAACGGATGCCGAGGCTGCTCAATGAACCGGACACCCGTCGGATGGGTGTTCAGGTAGCTCAGGGTCTGGCCGAACGAGGAGTTGTCCGCCTCGTGAGGGTTGCTGCTGGAGTGTCCACCTAA
- a CDS encoding alpha/beta hydrolase, whose protein sequence is MPTVKTRRCRAIALVASWGIGLIALASPALAAKNVALVSGAFRRSIPVKDIEHLANTGEARGLLEQLLVLSKQDPENVAKLLNQKLDLPLVLTSRLINTRIGEAIIRRVGQILYPIYTPQPEVSIPALRAAVINGLHNSGDGLTAVDFLKAYPNEVLAVNLPALFSVIDKAQSISGLVQFFSDSPLDGLKEAKP, encoded by the coding sequence ATGCCAACCGTCAAAACCCGTCGCTGCCGGGCGATCGCCCTGGTCGCAAGTTGGGGCATTGGGCTCATCGCCCTGGCCAGCCCAGCCCTGGCGGCCAAGAACGTTGCACTGGTCAGTGGAGCCTTTCGGCGCTCAATCCCCGTTAAGGACATCGAGCATCTGGCCAACACCGGTGAAGCGAGAGGTCTGCTGGAGCAGCTGCTGGTTTTGTCCAAACAGGATCCTGAAAACGTCGCCAAACTCCTCAACCAAAAACTGGATCTGCCTCTGGTTCTCACCAGTCGTCTGATCAACACCCGTATTGGTGAAGCGATCATCCGACGTGTGGGACAGATCCTCTATCCGATCTATACACCTCAACCGGAGGTCAGCATCCCCGCGTTGCGGGCTGCCGTGATCAACGGACTCCACAACAGCGGTGACGGACTGACCGCCGTGGATTTCCTCAAGGCTTATCCCAATGAGGTGTTGGCTGTGAACCTTCCGGCCCTGTTTTCCGTGATCGATAAAGCCCAATCCATTTCAGGACTGGTGCAGTTCTTCTCCGATTCACCCCTGGACGGCCTGAAGGAAGCCAAGCCCTAA